A window from Pseudomonas alloputida encodes these proteins:
- a CDS encoding TetR/AcrR family transcriptional regulator, producing MVRRTRAAMQETRALLLATARQMFSEQGFAHASMDDLTARAGLTRGALYHHFGDKKGLLAAVVEQLDAEMDERLRAITETADNALDGFRQRCHAYLEMALEPEIQRIVLRDARAVLGGGSPEAQRYCIESLRQLIDNLVLEGVFVNAHAQALAALIYGSLAEAAVWIAEAEDGNARLAQAGKAFDLLLLGVLKRPTDSTDA from the coding sequence ATGGTTCGCCGCACCCGCGCCGCAATGCAAGAAACCCGAGCCCTGTTACTGGCCACCGCCCGCCAGATGTTCAGCGAGCAGGGATTTGCGCACGCCTCGATGGATGATCTGACCGCCCGGGCGGGCTTGACGCGGGGGGCGTTGTACCACCACTTTGGCGACAAGAAGGGCTTGCTGGCAGCCGTCGTTGAGCAGCTCGACGCTGAAATGGACGAGCGCCTGCGTGCTATTACCGAGACCGCCGATAACGCTTTGGACGGCTTCCGCCAACGCTGCCACGCCTACCTGGAGATGGCGCTGGAGCCCGAGATCCAGCGTATCGTATTGCGCGACGCCAGAGCGGTGTTGGGGGGCGGCTCGCCTGAGGCCCAGCGGTATTGCATAGAGTCGCTGCGCCAGTTGATCGACAACCTGGTACTAGAGGGCGTTTTCGTCAACGCGCACGCTCAAGCGCTGGCTGCGTTGATCTACGGCAGCTTGGCTGAAGCGGCTGTGTGGATCGCGGAGGCCGAAGACGGCAATGCACGCTTGGCGCAGGCTGGCAAGGCGTTCGACCTGCTGTTGCTCGGGGTGCTAAAGCGGCCAACAGACTCTACGGACGCGTGA
- a CDS encoding OBAP family protein produces MPQLIRFITLPLACSLLWACSAPETKSPVETPGRPETAKTQLLEAGAATLQAKPPIEAINAYLDGFHFYNGHPDVQMEAHHYCSILNEDVIQCVIFDGNTKEAKIMGVEYIIDEKLFAGLPANEKAMWHSHGYEVSSGQLVAPGIPATAEHALMERLAHTYGKTWHTWHTDQDKALPVGVPQLMMGFTMDGQADPAMVEQRNRRLGVDAAKTKAQRADIQIPAADPKADGWQHGNVIQITDPTGVHLHRPATSISEKANSRSSQ; encoded by the coding sequence ATGCCACAACTCATCAGATTTATAACCCTTCCCCTGGCCTGTAGTCTTCTGTGGGCTTGCTCTGCTCCTGAGACGAAGTCGCCTGTGGAGACGCCTGGCAGGCCCGAAACCGCAAAGACTCAGTTGCTGGAAGCCGGCGCCGCGACCTTGCAGGCCAAGCCGCCCATTGAGGCCATCAACGCCTACCTGGATGGCTTCCACTTTTACAACGGACATCCTGATGTGCAGATGGAAGCGCATCACTACTGCTCCATCCTGAATGAGGATGTCATCCAGTGCGTCATCTTCGACGGTAATACCAAGGAAGCGAAGATCATGGGTGTCGAGTACATCATCGACGAAAAGCTGTTTGCTGGTCTGCCGGCCAACGAGAAGGCGATGTGGCACAGCCACGGCTATGAAGTCTCGTCCGGTCAGTTGGTTGCACCAGGCATACCCGCGACTGCTGAGCATGCGCTGATGGAGCGGCTTGCCCATACCTACGGGAAGACATGGCACACGTGGCACACCGACCAAGATAAAGCTCTTCCTGTGGGCGTTCCGCAGTTGATGATGGGGTTCACAATGGATGGCCAGGCTGACCCGGCGATGGTCGAGCAGCGCAATCGCCGTCTGGGGGTGGATGCGGCAAAAACCAAAGCTCAGCGGGCTGACATTCAAATCCCTGCGGCTGATCCCAAGGCGGATGGTTGGCAACACGGCAACGTTATTCAGATCACCGATCCAACAGGTGTTCATCTGCATCGGCCCGCCACGTCGATATCTGAGAAAGCGAACAGCCGTTCCAGCCAATAG
- a CDS encoding MFS transporter has product MFSTYRELFQAKGAKGFALAGLLARLPLPMTGIGIITMLSQITGSYGLAGAVAATFVLTYALMSPQISRLVDRHGQGRLLPAAAGLSVLGILLLLACSYWRLADWTLFVGAALAGFMPSMSAMVRARWTAIYRGKAQLKTAYSLETVLDEVTFIAGPPISVGLSVAVLPQAGTLAAAVFLAIGVFALAVQVGTEPPVEADAATGQDSMSVFRLADVRLLTLLMVAMGLIVGTVDIVSVAFAEQMDMPAAASVVLSCYAIGSCVAGLVFGVLKLDTPLHKLLLLGGLATAATTLPLLVVGNIIGLAIAVLVAGLFFAPTMIVAMSLVERIVPESKLTEGMTWLLAGLNVGVAGGAAASGQVVDVWGAQAGFNVALAAGAAVLLVALWGYQRMRDRARQASYSL; this is encoded by the coding sequence GTGTTCAGTACCTACCGCGAGTTGTTCCAGGCCAAAGGCGCCAAGGGCTTCGCCTTGGCCGGCCTGCTGGCCCGGCTGCCGTTGCCGATGACCGGTATCGGGATCATCACCATGTTGTCTCAGATCACCGGCAGTTACGGCCTGGCCGGTGCGGTGGCGGCCACCTTCGTGCTGACCTATGCACTGATGTCGCCGCAGATCTCGCGCCTGGTCGACCGCCATGGCCAGGGCCGCTTATTGCCGGCCGCCGCCGGGCTCAGCGTGCTGGGCATCCTTCTGCTGTTGGCTTGCAGCTATTGGCGGCTGGCGGACTGGACCCTATTCGTCGGGGCCGCGCTCGCCGGCTTCATGCCCAGCATGTCGGCGATGGTGCGCGCGCGCTGGACCGCGATTTACCGCGGCAAGGCGCAACTGAAGACAGCCTACTCGCTGGAAACCGTTCTTGACGAAGTCACCTTCATTGCTGGCCCGCCGATTTCGGTGGGGCTGAGCGTGGCGGTACTTCCGCAGGCCGGTACATTGGCTGCTGCCGTGTTCCTGGCCATCGGCGTGTTCGCCTTGGCGGTGCAGGTCGGCACCGAGCCGCCAGTAGAGGCCGATGCCGCCACCGGGCAAGACAGCATGTCGGTGTTCAGGCTGGCCGACGTACGCCTGCTGACCTTGCTGATGGTCGCTATGGGCTTGATCGTCGGTACGGTCGACATCGTCAGCGTGGCATTCGCCGAGCAGATGGACATGCCGGCTGCGGCCAGCGTGGTGCTGTCCTGTTATGCCATCGGCTCCTGTGTCGCGGGGCTGGTGTTCGGTGTCCTGAAACTCGATACCCCGCTACACAAGCTGCTACTGCTGGGTGGGTTGGCGACGGCGGCGACAACCTTGCCGCTGCTGGTGGTGGGAAACATCATCGGGCTGGCCATCGCCGTGCTGGTTGCGGGCCTGTTCTTCGCCCCGACCATGATCGTGGCGATGTCGCTGGTAGAGCGCATCGTGCCCGAAAGCAAGCTGACCGAAGGGATGACCTGGTTGCTCGCCGGTCTCAACGTTGGAGTTGCCGGCGGTGCCGCAGCATCTGGGCAGGTGGTCGATGTGTGGGGTGCCCAGGCCGGATTCAACGTGGCCTTGGCCGCCGGGGCCGCAGTGTTGTTGGTCGCGCTTTGGGGCTACCAGCGCATGCGCGACCGAGCCCGACAGGCGTCGTATTCGCTTTGA